CGCAAACACTTTCATGCGTCTGCTTCGCGTGAGGACATTCTTGAGGGGTTCCAGAATGCTCACATACCCGCGGATGCGCGACCCCCAATCCCACTGGTCGTTCACTTCTTCGGACAAAAAGATATAGGGAAGGTCTGTTTCATACTTGAGCTCTTTTCTCACGTAGTCGTTCAAAGCCGCCACGTAAGGCCCCGTCGCCAGCGCCATGCCAGGATCGTTGAGGAAGTCCGTAGATTCCCCTTTACGGGTCAATCTGGCATCCAGCAAGCCGACGCTCAGGTTTTCATCACGGAGCAGCTCGTTCATGAAATCCGACCGATTGATTCGCAGGTTATGGTATCGAATAAAGCTTTTTTTGAGGCCGGTATATCGCTCCAGACCCTGGGCAATCTCTTCCCGCTCTTTTTCCTCGAGCGTATCACCTTGAACCAGGGCATGGAGATACTCTTTTCCCGCCCAGGCTTCGGCCCGGCTGAGAGCGTTTTGCAGATTTTCCTGAAGATCGGGGGAAAGCTTCTTGTGGTACCAGGCTGCAGCCGTATAAGAAGGCAAAAAAGTCACATAAGGCAGGTCGTTGCCGGGAGAATAGGAGAAGGCCTGAAAATCCAGGGCGAGGGAAATAAGCACCAGGCCATTGAAATCCATTCCGAAATTTTCATAAAGATAGTCTGCAAGCCCCACCGCTCTGTAGGTGCCATAACTTTCCCCGGCAAGGAATTTGGGCGACAGCCACCGCCCGTACCGGGTCGTATAAAGCCGGATGAAGTCTCCCACCCATTGAATGTCCTCCTTGAGGCCGTAAAACTGTTTGCCCGCTTCTCCCTGAGCCGGCCGGCTGAAGCCGGTGCCGACGGGATCGATGAAGACCAGGTCCGTGGCGGGAAGCCAGGAATGGAAATTCTCCACGACCTTATAGGGTGGAAGAAGGGGAACATTCCCATCCTCCATGACGATCCGCCTGGGACCCACCGCTCCAAGGTGCAGCCAGACGGAAGAAGAGCCGGGCCCGCCATTGAAAACGAAAGTGATGGGGCGACCGGTTCCAACGTCCTTGCCATCCACAACATAGGCAATGAAAAAGAGATTCGCCTTCACCTTCCCTGTGCTGTCGTCCTTGAGGGGCATGCGGCCGGCCGTCGCGGTATAATTGAAAATTTTTCCGTCGATTTTCAAAGAATGCCGGGTAACGGAAGGTTCTTCCCGAGCAGATTCCTTGCCGGCTTCATCCGCTGCCGCATCCTGTGCCGGAGTCGGAGCTTTCTCCTGCGCCGCTTTCCGGTCCTGGGCAAATCCTGTAGCTGCCTGCAAAAGCAGCAGAACCGCCACGAACAAAGTCCCATACCGCATCTGCTCGCTCTCCTTTCGATCTCAAGCGTGATGGCTTCGTAAAAAGTCCCGGAAGACGTTATTTCGTCATTCCGGCGAAAACCGGAATCCAGTGTTTTTGATGGCTCACAAAACTCCTGGACCCCGGTTTTCACCGGGGTGACGACTTTTTACGAATCCATCAAGCGTTGCGATCAGTAGATCCTCAATTGTTGGCTCGACCGAAATGCGACTCCCAAATGTTCGTAAGCCAAACGGGTGGCAAGGCGTCCACGGGGGGTTTTGTTCAGGAATCCTTCCTGGATGAGGTAGGGTTCGTAAACATCTTCCAGGGTATCCCTTTCTTCGGAAACGGCCGCCGCCAGGGTTTCGATTCCCACAGGCCCCCCATCGTATTTTTCGATGATCGTGCTCAGGATTTTGCGGTCCATGCGGTCGAAGCCCCTTTCGTCCACATCGAGCATCTTGAGAGCCATATCGGCCACTTCGGGTGTCACCACGCCGTCGGCCCTCACTTCGGCATAGTCCCGCACACGCCGCAGCAGGCGGTTGGCAATGCGGGGCGTCCCTCTCGAGCGCCGGGCAATTTCAAGGGCTCCCTCCTCCTCGACACGAATCCCCAAAATGCGGGCGGAACGGATGAGAATGGTCTGGAGCTCCTCCACCTTGTAAAATTCCAGGCGAAGCAGCACTCCGAAGCGATCCCGCAGGGGCGGCGACAGCAAACCCGCGCGCGTCGTGGCTCCAACGAGGGTAAAAGGAGGCAGGTCCAGTTTGATGGTCCGCGCCGAAGGCCCCTGACCGATGATGATGTCCAGTTGGAAATCCTCCATGGCGGGATAGAGGATCTCTTCCACCACGTGGTTCAAGCGATGGATTTCATCGATAAAGAGGACGTCTCGCGCCTCCAGGTTGGTCAGGATGGCGGCCAGGTCTCCCGGGCGTTCGATGACCGGGCCCGAAGTGCTTCGCATGTTCACGCCCAGTTCGTTGCTGATGACCGTTGCAAGAGAAGTCTTTCCAAGACCCGGATGACCATGAAAAAGGACATGGTCCAGAGGCTGAGAACGCTGTTTGGCGGCTTCGATGAAAACCTTCAGATTTTCCTTCACCGACTTCTGGCCGATGTACTCATCCAGGCAGCGCGGGCGCAGACTGTTATCCAGCGGAAAATCCTCTTCCTTGTGTTCGGCTTCAACCACTCGATCGGTCATTTTTATACTCTTCCAAATCCTGGATGCAGGATTTCATTGTGCGACAACCGAAGTCAGGCCAGTATTCTCAGAGACTCTTTCAGGAGTTTTTCCAGGGGCGGATTTTCATCGAGTCTCTCCTGGGCTTTTCGCAGGGCCTTTTCAGCTTCCGCCGCACGGTAGCCGAGATTCACGAGTGCGCTGAACGCATCGGAATAGGCGCCGGCATCGGCTGACAAAAGGGCGGGCTTGACCTCCTCGGTCACCTTGATCTTCAGCTTGTCACGGAGCTCCAACAAAATGCGCTCGGCAATTTTTTTACCCACGCCGGGAATGTTTCGCAAGCGGAGGTGATCCTGCTGAAAGACCACCTGCCTCAGTTCGTCGGCGCTGATCCCGGAAAGGATATTGAT
This region of Desulforhabdus amnigena genomic DNA includes:
- a CDS encoding S10 family peptidase, encoding MRYGTLFVAVLLLLQAATGFAQDRKAAQEKAPTPAQDAAADEAGKESAREEPSVTRHSLKIDGKIFNYTATAGRMPLKDDSTGKVKANLFFIAYVVDGKDVGTGRPITFVFNGGPGSSSVWLHLGAVGPRRIVMEDGNVPLLPPYKVVENFHSWLPATDLVFIDPVGTGFSRPAQGEAGKQFYGLKEDIQWVGDFIRLYTTRYGRWLSPKFLAGESYGTYRAVGLADYLYENFGMDFNGLVLISLALDFQAFSYSPGNDLPYVTFLPSYTAAAWYHKKLSPDLQENLQNALSRAEAWAGKEYLHALVQGDTLEEKEREEIAQGLERYTGLKKSFIRYHNLRINRSDFMNELLRDENLSVGLLDARLTRKGESTDFLNDPGMALATGPYVAALNDYVRKELKYETDLPYIFLSEEVNDQWDWGSRIRGYVSILEPLKNVLTRSRRMKVFAACGYYDLDTPYMGSRYSLSHLGLDAELQKNISIGYYEGGHMLYTQTPVLEKLSADVTAFIKSAVAGTAESGK
- the ruvB gene encoding Holliday junction branch migration DNA helicase RuvB, whose amino-acid sequence is MTDRVVEAEHKEEDFPLDNSLRPRCLDEYIGQKSVKENLKVFIEAAKQRSQPLDHVLFHGHPGLGKTSLATVISNELGVNMRSTSGPVIERPGDLAAILTNLEARDVLFIDEIHRLNHVVEEILYPAMEDFQLDIIIGQGPSARTIKLDLPPFTLVGATTRAGLLSPPLRDRFGVLLRLEFYKVEELQTILIRSARILGIRVEEEGALEIARRSRGTPRIANRLLRRVRDYAEVRADGVVTPEVADMALKMLDVDERGFDRMDRKILSTIIEKYDGGPVGIETLAAAVSEERDTLEDVYEPYLIQEGFLNKTPRGRLATRLAYEHLGVAFRSSQQLRIY
- the ruvA gene encoding Holliday junction branch migration protein RuvA, translating into MIGYLEGKLRYKSPEYIIIDVQGVGYVVQVPLSTFYDLPELGKTVSMNIHTHVREDALQLFGFRTGEEKEMFLHLTTVNGVGPRLAINILSGISADELRQVVFQQDHLRLRNIPGVGKKIAERILLELRDKLKIKVTEEVKPALLSADAGAYSDAFSALVNLGYRAAEAEKALRKAQERLDENPPLEKLLKESLRILA